The Panicum virgatum strain AP13 chromosome 5K, P.virgatum_v5, whole genome shotgun sequence genome has a window encoding:
- the LOC120709792 gene encoding translation initiation factor IF-2-like, whose amino-acid sequence MPSSLTAAAEEGRGSAPPKAPAPAAPSRLSLAARPRSPARSASSAAAARSSRAATGYAAALADACARGHAAPGRTRRPRAAVPPAQRQSKLQGGGAGRAGGGAGEDARRQGQGRAGRRGPGRVRRHPGVGSRRPSSWCMRGTWLFLRPGRRSLCCSGQGSVLEAAAQVWRSHQS is encoded by the coding sequence ATGCCGAGCTCGCTCACGGCCGCAGCAGAGGAGGGCCGTGGCTCCGCGCCGCCCAAGGCTCCGGCTcccgccgccccgagccgcctGAGTCTCGCCGCGCGGCCCCGGTCGCCCGCGCGCTCGGCGtcgtccgccgcggccgcccgctccagccgcgccgccacggggTACGCggccgcgctggccgacgcgtgcgcgcgcgggcaCGCTGCACCAGGCCGCACGCGACGCCCGCGCGCTGCTGTCCCGCCGGCACAGAGACAGAGCAAGCTccaaggaggaggagctggacgcgcgggtggcggcgctggtgaGGATGCTCGTCGGCAAGGGCAAGGCCGGGCTGGTCGCCGAGGTCCTGGCCGAGTTCGCCGCCATCCTGGGGTCGGCTCGAGGAGGCCGTCCTCTTGGTGTATGCGCGGGACATGGCTGTTCCTCCGCCCCGGTCGGCGCTCGCTATGCTGCAGCGGGCAGGGGAGCGtgttggaggcggcggcgcaggtgtgGAGAAGCCACCAGTCATAA